From a region of the Balaenoptera ricei isolate mBalRic1 chromosome 11, mBalRic1.hap2, whole genome shotgun sequence genome:
- the LOC132375061 gene encoding twinfilin-2 isoform X1 — translation MAHQTGIHATEELKEFFAKARAGSVRLIKVVIEDEQLVLGASRELVGCWDQDYDGAVLPLLDAQQPCYLLYRLDTQNAQGFEWLFLAWSPDSSPVRLKMLYAATRATVKKEFGGGHIKDELFGTVKDDLSFAGYQKHLSSCAAPAPLTSAERELQQIRINEVKTEISVESKHQTLQGLAFPLQPQAQRALQQLRQKMVNYIQLKLDLERETIELVHTEPTDVAQLPSRVPRDAARYHFFLYKHTHEGDPLESVVFIYSMPGYKCSIKERMLYSSCKSRLLDSVEQDFQLEIAKKIEIGDGAELTASFLYDEVHPKQHAFKQAFAKPKGPGGKRGHKRLIRGPGENGDDS, via the exons AGCAGCTCGTGCTGGGTGCCTCGAGGGAGCTGGTGGGCTGCTGGGACCAGGACTATGATGGGGCCGTGCTGCCGCTGCTGGATGCCCAGCAGCCTTGCTACCTGCTCTACCGCTTGGACACGCAGAACGCCCAGGGCTTCGAGTGGCTCTTCCTCGCCTGGTCACCTGATAGTTCCCCT GTGCGGCTGAAGATGCTGTATGCAGCCACACGGGCCACAGTGAAGAAGGAGTTTGGGGGCGGCCACATCAAGGATGAGCTCTTCGGGACTGTGAAG GATGACCTCTCCTTTGCTGGGTACCAGAAGCACCTGTCATCCTGTGCGGCGCCTGCCCCGCTGACCTCGGCCGAGAGAGAACTTCAGCAGATCCGTATTAACGAG GTGAAGACAGAGATCAGTGTGGAGAGCAAACACCAGACCCTGCAGGGCCTGGCCTTCCCTCTGCAGCCTCAGGCCCAGCGGGCACTTCAGCAGCTCAGACAGAAGATGGTCAACTACATCCAGCTG AAGCTGGACCTGGAGCGGGAGACCATCGAGCTGGTACACACAGAGCCAACGGACGTGGCCCAGCTGCCATCACGGGTGCCCCGAGATGCCGCCCGCTACCACTTCTTCCTCTACAAGCACACCCATGAGGGTGACCCCCTGGAGTCTGTGG TGTTCATCTACTCGATGCCCGGCTACAAGTGCAGCATCAAGGAGCGCATGCTCTACTCCAGCTGCAAGAGCCGCCTCCTCGATTCCGTGGAGCAGGACTTCCAGCTGGAGATCGCCAAGAAG ATTGAGATTGGCGACGGGGCGGAGCTGACGGCCAGCTTCCTCTATGACGAGGTGCACCCCAAGCAGCACGCCTTCAAGCAGGCCTTCGCCAAGCCCAAGGGCCCCGGGGGCAAGCGGGGCCACAAGCGCCTCATCCGTGGCCCCGGCGAGAATGGGGACGACAGCTAG
- the LOC132375061 gene encoding toll-like receptor 9 isoform X2, producing the protein MAHQTGIHATEELKEFFAKARAGSVRLIKVVIEDEQLVLGASRELVGCWDQDYDGAVLPLLDAQQPCYLLYRLDTQNAQGFEWLFLAWSPDSSPVRLKMLYAATRATVKKEFGGGHIKDELFGTVKDDLSFAGYQKHLSSCAAPAPLTSAERELQQIRINEVKTEISVESKHQTLQGLAFPLQPQAQRALQQLRQKMVNYIQLKLDLERETIELVHTEPTDVAQLPSRVPRDAARYHFFLYKHTHEGDPLESVVFIYSMPGYKCSIKERMLYSSCKSRLLDSVEQDFQLEIAKKGPCRARHPLSLLVQAAALAAALAQGTLPAFLPCELQPHGLVNCNWLFLKSVPHFSAAAPRANVTSLSLLSNRIHHLHDSDFAHLSSLRVLNLKWNCPPAGLSPMHFPCHMTIEPNTFLAVPTLEELHLSYNGITTVPALPRSLVSLSLSHTNILVLDPTHFAGLHALRFLYMDGNCYYKNPCHRALEVAPGALLGLGNLTHLSLKYNNLTEVPRLLPPSLETLLLSYNHIVTLAPEDLANLTALRVLDVGGNCRRCDHARNPCMECPKHFPKLHPDTFSHLSRLEGLVLKDSSLYRLDNRWFRGLGRLQVLDLSENFLYDCITKTTAFRGLVRLRRLNLSFNYHKKVSFAHLHLAPSFGGLVSLKELDMHGIFFRSLSETTLQPLTHLPMLQILRLQMNFINQAQLSIFGAFPGLFYVDLSDNRISGAVRPADTLGEADGGPKVWLPSRDLAPGPLDTLSLEDFMLSCKNFSFTLDLSRNNLVTIQPEMFARLSRLQCLHLSHNSISQAVNGSQFVPLTSLRVLDLSHNKLDLYHGSSFTELPLLEALDLSYNSQPFSMQGVGHNLSFVAQLHSLRYLSLAHNDIHSRVSQQLCSASLQALDFSGNALSQMWAEGDLYLRFFQGLRSLVLLDLSQNRLHTLLPRTLDNLPKSLKLLRLRDNNLAFFNWSSLALLPQLETLDLARNQLKALSNGSLPSGTRLRKLDLSGNSIGFVTPGFFVLAKRLEELNLSANALKTVDPSWFGSLAGTLKILDVSTNPLHCACGAAFVDFLLEVQAAVPGLPSRVKCGSPGQLQGRSIFAQDLRLCLDEALSWDCFGLSLMVVALGLAVPMLHHLCGWDLWYCFHLCLAWLPRRGQRRGADALFYDAFVVFDKAQSAVADWVYNELRVQLEERRGRRALRLCLEERDWLPGKTLFENLWASVYSSRKTLFVLAHTDRVSGLLRASFLLAQQRLLEDRKDVVVLVILRPDAYRSRYVRLRQRLCRQSVLLWPHQPSGQGSFWAQLGIALTRDNRHFYNRNFCRGPTTAE; encoded by the exons AGCAGCTCGTGCTGGGTGCCTCGAGGGAGCTGGTGGGCTGCTGGGACCAGGACTATGATGGGGCCGTGCTGCCGCTGCTGGATGCCCAGCAGCCTTGCTACCTGCTCTACCGCTTGGACACGCAGAACGCCCAGGGCTTCGAGTGGCTCTTCCTCGCCTGGTCACCTGATAGTTCCCCT GTGCGGCTGAAGATGCTGTATGCAGCCACACGGGCCACAGTGAAGAAGGAGTTTGGGGGCGGCCACATCAAGGATGAGCTCTTCGGGACTGTGAAG GATGACCTCTCCTTTGCTGGGTACCAGAAGCACCTGTCATCCTGTGCGGCGCCTGCCCCGCTGACCTCGGCCGAGAGAGAACTTCAGCAGATCCGTATTAACGAG GTGAAGACAGAGATCAGTGTGGAGAGCAAACACCAGACCCTGCAGGGCCTGGCCTTCCCTCTGCAGCCTCAGGCCCAGCGGGCACTTCAGCAGCTCAGACAGAAGATGGTCAACTACATCCAGCTG AAGCTGGACCTGGAGCGGGAGACCATCGAGCTGGTACACACAGAGCCAACGGACGTGGCCCAGCTGCCATCACGGGTGCCCCGAGATGCCGCCCGCTACCACTTCTTCCTCTACAAGCACACCCATGAGGGTGACCCCCTGGAGTCTGTGG TGTTCATCTACTCGATGCCCGGCTACAAGTGCAGCATCAAGGAGCGCATGCTCTACTCCAGCTGCAAGAGCCGCCTCCTCGATTCCGTGGAGCAGGACTTCCAGCTGGAGATCGCCAAGAAG GGCCCCTGCCGTGCCCGGCACCCCCTTTCTCTCCTGGTGCAGGCGGCAGCACTGGCTGCAGCCCTGGCCCAGGGCaccctgcctgccttcctgccctGTGAACTCCAGCCTCACGGCCTGGTGAACTGCAACTGGTTGTTCCTGAAGTCTGTGCCACACTTCTCGGCCGCAGCGCCCCGGGCCAACGTCACCAGCCTCTCCTTGCTCTCCAACCGCATCCACCACCTGCATGACTCCGACTTCGCCCACCTGTCCAGCCTGCGGGTCCTCAACCTCAAGTGGAACTGCCCGCCGGCCGGCCTCAGCCCTATGCACTTCCCCTGCCACATGACCATCGAGCCCAACACCTTCCTGGCTGTGCCCACCCTCGAGGAGCTGCACCTGAGCTACAATGGCATCACGACCGTGCCCGCCCTGCCCAGGTCCCTCGTGTCCCTGTCGCTGAGCCACACTAACATCCTGGTGCTAGACCCCACCCACTTCGCCGGCCTACACGCCCTGCGCTTTCTGTACATGGACGGCAACTGCTACTACAAGAACCCCTGCCACCGGGCACTGGAGGTGGCCCCGGGCGCCCTCCTTGGCCTGGGCAACCTCACGCACCTGTCGCTCAAGTACAACAACCTCACGGAGGTGCCCCGCCTCCTGCCCCCCAGCCTGGAGACCCTGCTGTTGTCCTATAACCACATTGTCACCCTGGCGCCCGAGGACCTGGCCAATCTGACCGCCCTGCGCGTGCTCGACGTGGGTGGGAACTGCCGCCGCTGTGACCATGCCCGCAACCCCTGCATGGAGTGTCCGAAGCACTTCCCCAAGCTGCACCCCGACACCTTCAGCCACCTGAGCCGCCTCGAAGGCCTGGTGTTGAAGGACAGTTCTCTCTACAGACTGGACAACAGATGGTTCCGTGGCCTGGGCAGGCTCCAAGTGCTAGACCTGAGTGAGAACTTCCTCTATGACTGCATCACCAAGACCACGGCCTTCCGGGGCCTGGTCCGGCTGCGCAGGCTCAATCTGTCCTTCAATTACCACAAGAAGGTGTCCTTCGCCCACCTGCACCTGGCGCCCTCCTTTGGGGGCCTGGTCTCCCTGAAGGAGCTGGACATGCACGGCATCTTCTTCCGCTCGCTCAGCGAGACCACGCTCCAGCCGCTGACCCACCTGCCCATGCTCCAGATTCTGCGTCTGCAGATGAACTTCATCAACCAGGCCCAGCTCAGCATCTTCGGGGCCTTCCCGGGCCTGTTCTACGTGGACCTGTCAGACAACCGCATCAGTGGAGCTGTGAGGCCGGCAGACACCTTGGGGGAGGCGGATGGTGGGCCGAAGGTCTGGCTGCCGTCCAGGGACCTCGCTCCAGGCCCACTGGACACCCTCAGCTTGGAGGACTTCATGCTAAGCTGCAAGAACTTCAGCTTCACCTTGGACCTGTCACGGAACAACCTGGTGACGATCCAGCCAGAGATGTTTGCCCGCCTCTCGCGCCTCCAATGCCTGCACCTGAGCCACAACAGCATCTCACAGGCGGTCAACGGCTCGCAGTTCGTGCCGCTGACCAGCCTGCGGGTGCTGGACCTGTCCCACAACAAGCTGGACCTGTACCACGGGAGCTCATTCACGGAGCTGCCGCTACTGGAGGCGCTAGACCTCAGCTACAACAGCCAGCCTTTCAGCATGCAGGGCGTGGGCCACAATCTCAGCTTCGTGGCCCAGCTGCACTCCCTGCGCTACCTCAGCCTGGCGCACAATGACATCCATAGCCGTGTGTCCCAGCAGCTCTGCAGCGCCTCGCTGCAGGCCCTGGACTTCAGTGGCAATGCCCTGAGCCAGATGTGGGCTGAGGGAGACCTCTATCTCCGCTTCTTCCAAGGCCTGAGAAGCCTGGTCCTGCTGGACCTGTCCCAGAACCGCCTGCATACCCTCCTGCCACGCACCCTGGACAACCTCCCCAAGAGCCTGAAGCTGCTGCGTCTCCGTGACAATAACCTGGCCTTCTTCAACTGGAGCAGCctggccctcctgccccagcTGGAAACACTGGACCTGGCGAGAAACCAGCTGAAGGCCCTGAGCAATGGTAGCCTGCCGTCTGGTACCCGGCTCCGGAAGCTGGACCTCAGCGGCAACAGCATCGGCTTCGTGACCCCCGGCTTCTTTGTTCTCGCCAAGCGGCTGGAAGAGCTCAACCTCAGTGCCAACGCCCTCAAGACGGTGGACCCCTCCTGGTTTGGCTCCCTAGCGGGCACCCTGAAAATCCTAGACGTGAGCACCAACCCGTTGCACTGTGCCTGTGGGGCGGCCTTCGTGGATTTCCTGCTGGAGGTGCAGGCTGCCGTGCCCGGGCTGCCCAGCCGAGTCAAGTGTGGCAGTCCGGGCCAGCTCCAGGGCCGCAGCATCTTCGCACAGGACCTGCGCCTCTGCCTGGACGAGGCCCTCTCCTGGGACTGTTTTGGCCTCTCCCTGATGGTGGTGGCCCTGGGCCTGGCTGTGCCCATGCTGCACCACCTCTGTGGCTGGGACCTCTGGTACTGCTTCCACCTGTGCCTGGCCTGGCTGCCCCGGCGGGGGCAGCGGCGGGGCGCAGACGCCCTGTTCTACGATGCCTTCGTGGTCTTCGACAAGGCGCAGAGCGCAGTGGCCGACTGGGTGTACAACGAGCTGCGGGTGCAGCTGGAGGAGCGCCGTGGGCGCCGGGCACTCCGCCTGTGCCTGGAGGAGCGTGACTGGCTACCTGGCAAGACGCTCTTTGAGAACCTGTGGGCCTCGGTCTACAGCAGCCGCAAGACCCTGTTTGTGCTGGCCCACACGGACCGGGTCAGCGGCCTCTTGCGTGCCAGCTTCCTGCTGGCCCAGCAGCGCCTGCTGGAGGACCGCAAGGACGTCGTGGTGCTGGTGATCCTGCGCCCCGACGCCTACCGCTCCCGCTACGTGCGGCTGCGCCAGCGCCTGTGCCGCCAGAGCGTCCTCCTCTGGCCCCACCAGCCCAGTGGCCAGGGCAGCTTCTGGGCCCAGCTGGGCATAGCCCTGACCAGGGACAACCGCCATTTCTACAACCGGAACTTCTGCCGGGGCCCCACGACAGCCGAATAG